A genomic window from Salmo salar chromosome ssa23, Ssal_v3.1, whole genome shotgun sequence includes:
- the chst14 gene encoding carbohydrate sulfotransferase 14 translates to MMPPRNQDFGLKKSGGARSGSVINFRKTLNSGSLRRSSAVLPSVLTFAVIVASGGLLLMIEKGMLNSMETPPPRGYSKRSGYLRQARNLDPAVDAESQILQEIRNRTIRTMCGQKNMPHSVWSLSPLQKKTLLQHILVNDEHRFLYCYVPKVACSNWKRVLKVLSGALENVDVNIKMNHKSDLLFLSSLKPEEIRYRLKHYFKFMFVREPMERLLSAYRNKFGEIKAYQEKYGAEIIRRYRKGHAKDTAVAGDDVTFAEFVRYLLDEDVDRMNEHWMPIYNLCQPCAVSYDFIGSYEHLESDADYVLQRISAPPHVHFPERQTWYKPVTKETLHYYLCSLSQKLLRELLPKYILDFSLFTYPLPNTTTEYCRH, encoded by the exons ATGATGCCTCCGCGAAACCAAGATTTCGGACTGAAAAAGTCTGGAGGGGCCAGGAGCGGGTCCGTGATAAACTTCAGAAAAACTTTGAACTCCGGCTCTTTACGCCGCAGCTCTGCTGTCTTGCCATCGGTGCTGACGTTCGCCGTGATCGTGGCGTCCGGGGGCCTTCTGCTCATGATAGAGAAAGGAATGCTGAATAGTATGGAGACACCACCACCTCGGGGATACAGCAAGAGGTCAGGCTACCTCAGACAAGCCCGAAATCTTGATCCAGCTGTGGACGCAGAATCCCAG ATTCTCCAGGAGATCCGTAACCGCACCATCCGGACCATGTGTGGTCAGAAGAACATGCCTCACAGTGTGTGGTCCCTGAGCCCCCTGCAGAAGAAAACCCTGCTGCAGCACATCCTGGTGAATGACGAGCACCGCTTCCTCTACTGCTACGTCCCCAAGGTGGCCTGCTCCAACTGGAAGAGGGTTCTGAAGGTCCTGAGTGGGGCTCTAGAGAACGTGGACGTCAACATCAAGATGAACCACAAGAGTGACCTGCTCTTCCTGTCCTCCCTGAAGCCTGAGGAGATCCGCTACAGGCTGAAACACTACTTCAAGTTCATGTTTGTCAGGGAACCTATGGAGCGCCTTCTCTCCGCTTACAGGAACAAGTTTGGGGAGATCAAGGCCTACCAGGAGAAGTACGGTGCCGAGATCATCAGGCGCTACAGAAAGGGCCATGCCAAGGATACAGCAGTGGCTGGGGATGATGTGACTTTTGCTGAGTTTGTGCGCTATCTGCTGGATGAGGATGTGGACCGCATGAATGAGCACTGGATGCCCATCTACAACCTGTGTCAGCCATGTGCCGTGTCCTATGACTTCATTGGCTCCTATGAGCATCTGGAGAGTGATGCGGACTATGTGCTACAGCGTATTAGTGCACCTCCACACGTCCACTTCCCTGAGCGACAGACGTGGTACAAGCCTGTCACCAAGGAGACGCTGCACTATTACCTATGCAGTCTGTCTCAGAAGCTTCTCAGGGAACTCCTGCCAAAGTATATTCTAGACTTTTCCCTGTTTACTTACCCCCTCCCCAACACAACCACTGAGTACTGCAGACATTAA